A genomic region of Fodinisporobacter ferrooxydans contains the following coding sequences:
- a CDS encoding M23 family metallopeptidase, with product MRNWKTTKTLRLLFLTLPAMINLQSTGFCATSVSANVAVPGPTAPIPAWIEQLSKQTGLNWYDIAAIHQYEFNIHKKNNSDQQTHIYIPDRWWSGLLNPHSDETNPGIIRVFGGIGQDADGDGQALRTSRNDVTQSFFSYLAKNGTSEKKLEHTLLQFYEDPNIVTRIEEYREIFKHSNSTSLQSFVFPIPVKRDYSYKDTWGDGRSWGGRRIHEGTDIFAPYGTPVLSVTYGYIESLGWNKYGGWRVGIRTVDNLYFYYAHLSGYAKGIKQGTVVKPGEVIGYVGSSGYGKIGTSGKFPPHLHFGMYKDTGKHEWAFDPYPNLRRWEQAVRKRR from the coding sequence ATGCGGAACTGGAAAACAACAAAGACGCTACGTTTGCTGTTTTTAACACTTCCCGCAATGATCAATTTACAGTCAACCGGATTCTGTGCAACATCTGTTTCAGCGAATGTCGCAGTTCCTGGTCCAACAGCCCCCATTCCAGCGTGGATTGAACAATTGTCGAAGCAAACGGGGCTGAACTGGTATGATATCGCAGCGATCCATCAGTATGAATTTAATATTCACAAAAAAAACAATTCTGACCAACAAACACATATTTATATTCCGGATCGTTGGTGGAGCGGTTTGTTAAATCCACATTCGGATGAGACAAATCCCGGCATCATACGGGTATTTGGCGGTATCGGCCAAGATGCCGACGGTGACGGACAAGCTCTCCGTACGTCTCGCAACGATGTCACCCAGTCCTTTTTTTCCTATTTGGCTAAAAACGGCACTTCTGAAAAAAAGCTTGAGCATACGTTATTGCAATTTTATGAGGATCCGAACATAGTCACGCGCATCGAAGAATATCGGGAAATATTCAAACATAGCAACTCGACATCTTTACAATCTTTCGTATTTCCGATTCCGGTAAAACGGGATTATTCATATAAGGATACCTGGGGGGACGGACGTTCTTGGGGGGGACGCAGAATTCACGAAGGAACCGATATTTTCGCCCCTTATGGCACACCTGTACTATCTGTTACGTATGGATATATCGAATCCTTAGGATGGAACAAATACGGCGGCTGGCGTGTGGGCATACGTACAGTCGACAATTTGTACTTTTATTATGCGCATTTATCGGGGTATGCGAAAGGGATCAAACAAGGAACGGTGGTTAAACCTGGAGAAGTTATCGGCTATGTAGGCAGTTCCGGATACGGAAAAATTGGCACGTCCGGCAAATTCCCGCCACATCTTCATTTTGGCATGTATAAAGATACCGGCAAGCATGAGTGGGCATTTGACCCGTATCCAAACTTGCGCCGTTGGGAACAAGCCGTGCGAAAAAGGCGCTGA
- the speD gene encoding adenosylmethionine decarboxylase, with the protein MNTMGRHVIAELWECDIEILDDLQKIERIMVNAALEAGAEVREVAFHKFAPHGVSGVVIISESHLTIHSFPEHGYASIDVYTCGQRIDPKVACDYITMQLGSKRRESIEVPRGLGKIDVSEQKLEIL; encoded by the coding sequence ATGAATACCATGGGGCGTCATGTCATTGCTGAATTATGGGAATGCGATATTGAAATACTGGATGATTTGCAAAAAATCGAAAGAATTATGGTGAATGCGGCTCTCGAAGCGGGCGCGGAAGTAAGGGAAGTCGCTTTCCACAAATTTGCCCCCCATGGAGTGAGCGGTGTTGTTATTATTTCCGAATCCCATTTGACAATCCACAGTTTTCCGGAACATGGGTATGCAAGTATCGATGTTTACACTTGCGGCCAACGAATTGATCCAAAGGTTGCATGTGATTATATAACGATGCAATTAGGCTCAAAACGGCGCGAATCGATTGAAGTGCCGAGAGGTCTGGGGAAAATCGATGTATCTGAGCAAAAACTGGAAATATTATAA
- the infC gene encoding translation initiation factor IF-3, whose protein sequence is MSKDDVQINEAIRAREVRLIDVNGDQLGIVAFREALRIASEKNLDLVNVAPTAKPPVCRIMDYGKFKYEQSKREKESRKNQKVISIKEIRMTPNIEEHDFETKLRNVMKFLEAGDKVKIAVRFRGREITHTAIGQSVLERMAKAVEEISMVERSPKLEGRQMIMILSPKQS, encoded by the coding sequence ATTAGCAAAGACGATGTTCAGATTAATGAAGCGATTCGTGCTCGTGAAGTTCGATTGATTGACGTGAACGGGGATCAGTTGGGAATTGTTGCGTTTCGTGAAGCTTTGCGCATTGCCAGTGAAAAAAATCTGGATCTGGTGAATGTCGCTCCGACCGCAAAACCACCCGTGTGCCGGATTATGGATTACGGGAAGTTTAAGTATGAGCAAAGCAAGCGTGAAAAAGAGTCACGGAAAAATCAAAAAGTGATATCCATTAAAGAAATACGGATGACGCCGAATATCGAAGAACACGATTTTGAAACGAAACTGCGGAATGTCATGAAGTTTTTAGAAGCGGGTGACAAAGTGAAGATCGCTGTCCGTTTCCGTGGCCGGGAGATTACCCATACGGCAATCGGGCAAAGCGTATTGGAGCGTATGGCGAAAGCTGTTGAAGAGATCAGTATGGTGGAACGTTCGCCAAAGCTGGAAGGCCGCCAAATGATTATGATTTTGTCACCGAAACAAAGCTAG
- the rpmI gene encoding 50S ribosomal protein L35 has product MPKMKTHRGAAKRFKKTGSGKIKRSHAFTSHLFANKSQKRKRKLRHAGLVSKGDQKRIAQIITYL; this is encoded by the coding sequence ATGCCAAAAATGAAAACACATCGCGGAGCTGCTAAACGGTTTAAGAAAACGGGTTCCGGTAAAATCAAACGCAGTCATGCGTTCACAAGTCACTTGTTCGCCAACAAATCCCAAAAGCGCAAGCGCAAATTGCGCCATGCAGGTCTTGTTTCCAAAGGCGACCAAAAACGTATTGCACAAATCATTACGTATCTATAG